One stretch of Lacrimispora sphenoides DNA includes these proteins:
- a CDS encoding EscU/YscU/HrcU family type III secretion system export apparatus switch protein, with the protein MSEFKNTLNKKAVAIKYDDAKNSAPVIVASGMGYMAEKIIETANESGVPVYEDNSLATILTQLELGSQVPEELYQAIVDIYLYFLNCVPGSAEKPAPEPIKEIEEEDLMKEALVKEDLMKEEIIKEETVE; encoded by the coding sequence ATGTCAGAATTTAAAAATACATTAAATAAAAAAGCGGTCGCGATAAAATATGACGATGCAAAGAATTCTGCACCTGTTATCGTGGCCTCCGGTATGGGATATATGGCGGAAAAAATAATAGAAACTGCCAATGAAAGTGGTGTCCCCGTTTATGAGGATAATTCTCTTGCAACCATTTTGACCCAGCTTGAGCTTGGGAGCCAGGTGCCGGAGGAGTTATATCAGGCTATTGTGGATATTTACCTTTATTTCTTAAATTGTGTACCAGGTTCGGCAGAAAAACCAGCACCGGAGCCTATAAAGGAAATAGAGGAAGAGGATTTAATGAAAGAAGCTTTAGTTAAAGAGGATTTAATGAAAGAGGAAATAATTAAAGAGGAAACGGTGGAGTAG
- a CDS encoding PilZ domain-containing protein, whose protein sequence is MFTECEKASVFSLTGIFIAEVKVVDSHMDSMGLIFNEEDMDKVSTESVIVFHDGVQGLVTCKCRLSGRVKISGEEIGEIGTAIYKVPCVIDELIGIEQRRRDLKVRVSFPVTLETADSDGKVTHIDAKIKDLSAGGVGLESAVELSVEQIFSFLFETDSDCTRLKGCILWVKKLSGENEPPRYRYGSRFFDMTSYQESMVRKFAFLEQLKKRKTQ, encoded by the coding sequence ATGTTTACTGAGTGTGAAAAAGCAAGTGTCTTTTCTTTAACTGGTATCTTTATCGCAGAGGTAAAGGTGGTTGATTCCCATATGGACAGTATGGGGCTTATCTTTAATGAGGAAGATATGGATAAGGTGAGCACAGAATCTGTAATCGTATTTCACGACGGTGTTCAGGGGCTTGTTACATGCAAATGCCGTTTGTCAGGCAGAGTAAAGATCAGTGGCGAGGAGATTGGAGAGATCGGTACTGCGATCTATAAGGTTCCGTGTGTGATCGACGAATTGATCGGTATAGAACAAAGGCGTCGTGACCTTAAGGTCAGAGTTTCGTTTCCGGTTACCCTGGAGACGGCGGATTCAGACGGAAAAGTCACACACATAGATGCTAAGATAAAAGATTTAAGTGCAGGCGGGGTCGGGCTTGAATCAGCAGTTGAATTAAGTGTAGAGCAGATCTTTTCCTTTCTGTTTGAAACGGACAGCGACTGTACCAGGCTCAAGGGCTGTATTTTATGGGTAAAGAAATTGTCAGGCGAGAACGAACCGCCACGCTACCGGTATGGCAGCCGTTTCTTTGATATGACATCTTATCAGGAGTCCATGGTCAGGAAGTTCGCTTTTCTGGAACAGCTGAAAAAAAGGAAAACACAGTAA
- a CDS encoding N-acetylmuramoyl-L-alanine amidase family protein — MRQQKRGLAIAILVAFCLCLFPVKAMATEAINSISIKVVLNIEAGDRLPDIKINQTSGECYVTSGDKKYTVREAKWVTSTSKDISVGEEPRMNVTLTPSDEYDAYFKSSYEATKMKITGGSYVSAKRNGSDMVVTLRTKPVKGLYAEPEDVGWKDTRLGQAVWSKGDNTSGAYELWLYCGKKIILKKEQVKATSYNFYPYMTEEGTYSYKIRSVPFKQDELKNGKKSSWVESDELVIRDRDVSDGTGKDSDTTAGTTNGSGIKEGWDQQSGVWYYRYADGTVQANSWMVLDDVWYRFDQEGKMVTGWFILDSDIYYMNSKGAMVTGWNKIANTWYYFYPDNGYEAPMGAAATNWQVIDGYYHYFNSQGAMQKDWINQAGRWYYLNTVQGNLEGAMLKGLITRNGRTYFTGEDGVMVTGWQKIDGLWRYFNQDGTMAVNTVINGFPVNEDGVWVQ, encoded by the coding sequence ATGAGACAACAAAAGAGGGGATTGGCAATAGCAATTTTAGTCGCTTTTTGCCTGTGTCTCTTCCCTGTAAAAGCGATGGCAACAGAGGCAATCAATTCAATCAGCATTAAGGTGGTACTTAATATTGAGGCAGGTGACCGCTTGCCAGATATAAAAATTAATCAAACAAGCGGGGAGTGCTATGTAACTTCCGGCGATAAAAAGTACACTGTCAGGGAGGCAAAGTGGGTAACCTCCACCTCAAAGGATATATCGGTGGGGGAAGAACCCAGGATGAATGTTACACTTACTCCGTCCGATGAGTACGATGCTTATTTTAAATCTTCTTATGAGGCTACCAAGATGAAAATCACGGGAGGTTCCTATGTCAGTGCAAAGCGAAATGGCAGTGATATGGTTGTCACCTTAAGGACGAAGCCTGTTAAAGGCCTGTACGCGGAACCGGAAGACGTGGGCTGGAAGGACACAAGGCTTGGCCAGGCTGTCTGGTCCAAAGGAGATAACACATCGGGTGCTTATGAATTATGGCTTTACTGTGGTAAAAAAATAATTTTAAAAAAGGAACAGGTAAAGGCTACCTCCTATAATTTCTATCCGTATATGACAGAGGAAGGAACCTATTCTTACAAAATCCGTTCTGTTCCCTTCAAACAGGATGAGCTTAAGAATGGAAAGAAGAGCAGCTGGGTGGAGTCAGACGAACTTGTTATCAGGGACCGGGATGTATCCGATGGAACTGGAAAAGACTCTGACACAACTGCGGGTACAACAAATGGCTCTGGGATAAAAGAGGGCTGGGATCAGCAGTCCGGAGTGTGGTACTACCGGTATGCCGATGGAACTGTTCAGGCTAATTCCTGGATGGTACTTGATGATGTATGGTACCGCTTTGACCAGGAAGGAAAGATGGTAACGGGCTGGTTTATCCTGGATTCTGATATCTATTATATGAATTCCAAAGGAGCCATGGTAACCGGCTGGAATAAGATCGCCAATACATGGTATTATTTTTATCCGGACAACGGCTACGAGGCTCCCATGGGAGCAGCCGCTACGAACTGGCAGGTCATAGATGGCTATTATCATTATTTTAACAGCCAGGGTGCCATGCAGAAGGACTGGATCAACCAGGCAGGTAGATGGTATTATTTAAATACTGTACAGGGTAACTTAGAGGGTGCTATGCTAAAGGGCTTAATCACCCGGAATGGGCGTACTTATTTTACCGGGGAAGATGGAGTCATGGTAACCGGTTGGCAGAAGATCGATGGACTGTGGCGGTATTTTAATCAGGATGGCACGATGGCTGTAAATACGGTAATCAATGGATTTCCGGTAAATGAAGATGGAGTATGGGTACAATGA
- a CDS encoding N-acetylmuramoyl-L-alanine amidase family protein has product MMRDKKRKLHSMFLAALVAAFTCLPAVMSFAADSVVIRSVNLKFDSQYGNEEILMPGISTTNAGVSVKEVVWKRDISKWKAAKNERVSVFLTSDTSIFANTYNRSECKITGAKFVSAKALDNNTLEIKVDYVPVVILGRTARAGWSDSKMTKAVWEKVEFATGYQVALYADDKLKKRISVETNTVDLSEYMDKDAVYYYEVRAIGYTADDRKYMKEGDYVTSDDTIMEYDGDTSGSWKGNTYKQEDGGIARNCWKQILNDWYYFDGNGTYQTGWLLSGQRWYYLNPKDGKLLMGWQFVNGKWYYLNPGGGEMLTGWIQPQPGIWYYLNPDGSMVSSTNVGNYWVDASGRWVP; this is encoded by the coding sequence ATGATGAGAGATAAGAAAAGAAAACTGCATTCTATGTTCCTTGCTGCTTTGGTGGCAGCATTTACATGCTTGCCGGCTGTCATGTCCTTTGCCGCCGATTCTGTTGTGATTCGAAGCGTGAATCTTAAGTTTGACAGCCAGTATGGGAATGAAGAAATACTGATGCCTGGAATTTCTACTACGAATGCAGGAGTATCAGTTAAGGAAGTTGTCTGGAAACGGGATATCAGCAAATGGAAGGCAGCAAAGAATGAACGGGTCAGTGTGTTTTTAACATCAGACACCTCAATATTTGCAAATACCTACAACCGGTCAGAGTGCAAGATCACAGGGGCAAAGTTTGTTTCCGCCAAAGCATTGGATAACAATACCCTGGAAATAAAGGTGGATTATGTTCCTGTAGTTATTTTAGGAAGAACTGCCAGGGCCGGCTGGAGCGATAGCAAAATGACGAAGGCTGTGTGGGAAAAAGTTGAATTTGCTACTGGTTATCAGGTTGCCCTGTATGCAGATGACAAACTGAAGAAGCGTATTTCTGTTGAAACCAATACGGTGGATCTTTCTGAATACATGGATAAGGATGCTGTTTATTACTATGAAGTCCGGGCAATCGGCTATACAGCCGATGATCGGAAATATATGAAGGAAGGAGATTATGTCACTTCCGATGATACCATTATGGAATATGACGGAGATACATCTGGTTCATGGAAGGGAAATACCTACAAGCAGGAGGATGGTGGAATCGCCAGGAATTGCTGGAAGCAGATATTAAATGACTGGTATTATTTTGACGGGAATGGAACTTACCAGACTGGCTGGCTCCTGTCAGGCCAAAGATGGTATTATTTAAACCCCAAGGATGGAAAATTACTCATGGGCTGGCAGTTTGTCAATGGGAAATGGTATTATTTAAACCCAGGCGGAGGAGAAATGCTTACGGGCTGGATACAGCCCCAGCCAGGGATCTGGTATTACTTAAATCCGGATGGCAGCATGGTAAGCAGCACTAATGTCGGCAATTATTGGGTGGATGCTTCAGGAAGATGGGTTCCGTAA
- a CDS encoding lytic transglycosylase domain-containing protein, which yields MATIDQLKLSALTSAKAGQAEYTAASSAKGNFKQILKSVAKAPENLEAIFKEASKKYGVSEKLLKAVAKAESNFNPSATSKKGAAGVMQLMPATARSLGVDDPYDARSNIMGGAKYLKENLERYKGNVDLTLAAYNAGSNNVSKYGGIPPFKETQEYVKKVKNYMGDSEVSGYSDVSGYPSDISSTYDYLSNLSLDGESSSLVPAKSDYLYLIELMKLRMQMASFSISNQFDSTDSTTGSVFNI from the coding sequence TTGGCAACAATAGACCAGTTAAAACTGTCTGCACTTACCAGTGCAAAGGCAGGACAGGCGGAATATACGGCAGCTTCATCTGCCAAGGGGAATTTTAAACAGATTTTAAAATCAGTTGCAAAGGCTCCGGAAAATCTTGAAGCCATATTCAAAGAGGCGTCTAAAAAATACGGTGTTTCCGAAAAGCTGTTAAAGGCGGTTGCTAAGGCAGAATCGAATTTTAACCCATCTGCAACTTCTAAGAAGGGGGCTGCCGGAGTGATGCAGTTAATGCCTGCCACCGCCAGATCTCTGGGAGTGGACGATCCTTATGATGCAAGAAGCAATATCATGGGGGGAGCTAAATATTTAAAAGAAAATCTGGAACGGTATAAAGGGAATGTGGATCTCACTCTGGCGGCCTATAATGCCGGAAGCAACAATGTAAGCAAATATGGAGGAATCCCTCCTTTTAAGGAAACGCAGGAGTACGTAAAGAAAGTTAAGAATTATATGGGGGATTCAGAAGTATCAGGATATTCAGACGTATCAGGATACCCATCGGACATATCAAGTACTTATGATTATCTGTCCAATCTATCTTTGGACGGAGAAAGCAGCAGTCTTGTACCTGCTAAATCTGATTATCTTTATTTAATTGAACTGATGAAGCTTCGTATGCAAATGGCTTCCTTTAGTATTTCCAATCAGTTTGATTCTACAGATTCAACGACTGGTTCAGTCTTTAATATATAA
- a CDS encoding response regulator transcription factor: MKKTIMIVDDSIVTRSEIEQLLKGTDFDVIYQCRSGEEALEAYEREKPDIVTMDIIMPGIDGIEASKRLLEHHPEAGIMIISSLAYDETQQMVQKLGSNLPFVFKPIKKSYFIEALLKVSDAISHK; this comes from the coding sequence ATGAAAAAAACAATTATGATTGTCGATGATTCAATTGTAACACGCAGCGAGATAGAGCAATTACTTAAAGGAACAGATTTTGACGTCATCTATCAATGTAGAAGCGGGGAAGAGGCTCTGGAAGCCTATGAAAGAGAAAAGCCCGATATTGTGACCATGGATATCATTATGCCAGGAATCGATGGTATCGAAGCTTCCAAACGCCTGTTGGAGCATCATCCGGAAGCAGGAATTATGATCATCAGCTCTCTTGCTTATGATGAAACACAGCAGATGGTTCAAAAATTAGGGTCCAACCTTCCTTTTGTTTTTAAGCCAATTAAAAAATCATATTTTATTGAGGCCCTGTTAAAAGTAAGTGATGCGATTTCCCATAAGTAA
- a CDS encoding DUF342 domain-containing protein, which translates to MKEKNKKGFFSLFQNVRRSAETSEKISTTSVVSSEESHNEDLNETVSDPTAQKSSAATTVYPEIEYEAPSTSLIWEPSYDPLIVRIDEEALYSECAQFSSKMQSLSNVFRRTSESTQEQVPQPKAAQAYLYVSKDRMAAWFFVIPPFNDGQDIKEEDLKSILNQEHVSIGIMEESLKSIVENQIYGQAVLVAKGILARNGIDGSIKDHYKRDLKLEFIEDENGSVDYKNLNNIQSVKEGEVISSISLAVPGENGMTITGQPYPCTIKGTDVHVPVGRNTRLTEDRTLLVSQKTGHVTFVNGKFQVDPILKINGNIDNSTGNLDYDGDILITGDVRNGFSVKATGRIDIRGSVEGAQITALGSITIASGMSGNGRGTLTSDSDVKCRYLEHCTVTAKGNVYAESIINSKIESGQDIIVTSGMGVIIGGTLLAANTINARVIGSKVRRLVTELIIANVPRNVEESARLARELEQLHHNMSEVRKNITYLETTQRQDRQQLLDDLKQASTYLNLREQEITNRLEEITAIDKEQSGIIQCQQLLPVVRIRIGSSSLLVQEEYSRSIVYKNSEGEITIGSN; encoded by the coding sequence ATGAAAGAAAAAAACAAAAAAGGATTCTTTAGCCTTTTCCAAAATGTAAGGCGCTCTGCGGAAACATCAGAAAAAATCAGTACAACTTCTGTCGTTTCATCTGAAGAATCCCATAATGAAGATCTTAATGAGACAGTATCCGATCCAACCGCACAAAAAAGTTCTGCCGCAACAACCGTATATCCCGAAATTGAATATGAAGCTCCCTCCACTTCTTTAATATGGGAGCCTTCCTATGATCCGCTTATTGTACGGATAGATGAAGAAGCATTATACAGTGAGTGCGCTCAGTTTTCCAGTAAAATGCAATCATTATCCAATGTTTTTAGACGGACATCCGAATCTACACAAGAGCAGGTTCCCCAGCCAAAAGCGGCTCAGGCCTATCTTTACGTTTCAAAGGACCGCATGGCTGCATGGTTTTTTGTGATCCCTCCATTTAACGATGGTCAGGATATAAAGGAAGAAGATTTAAAATCAATCCTCAATCAGGAGCATGTATCCATCGGTATTATGGAGGAGTCCCTGAAGTCAATTGTTGAAAACCAGATCTATGGTCAGGCCGTACTGGTTGCAAAGGGAATTCTGGCACGCAATGGAATTGATGGTTCTATTAAAGACCATTATAAACGGGATCTTAAGCTTGAATTTATAGAAGATGAAAACGGATCTGTGGATTATAAAAATTTAAATAATATTCAATCCGTTAAAGAAGGAGAAGTAATCAGCAGTATTTCTCTTGCTGTACCGGGAGAAAATGGTATGACCATAACCGGGCAGCCCTATCCCTGCACCATTAAAGGAACTGATGTCCACGTACCTGTTGGCCGCAATACTAGGCTTACGGAGGACCGGACTCTGCTGGTTTCCCAAAAGACAGGTCATGTAACATTTGTTAATGGAAAATTCCAGGTAGATCCTATCCTTAAGATAAATGGTAATATTGATAATAGTACAGGGAACCTGGATTATGACGGAGATATTTTGATTACTGGAGATGTAAGAAATGGCTTCTCGGTAAAAGCTACCGGAAGAATTGACATCCGAGGCTCCGTGGAAGGTGCTCAGATAACTGCCCTGGGATCCATTACAATTGCAAGCGGAATGTCAGGAAACGGCCGTGGTACTTTAACCTCTGACTCTGATGTTAAGTGCCGTTATTTGGAACATTGCACGGTCACTGCCAAAGGAAATGTTTATGCGGAAAGCATTATCAACTCCAAAATAGAAAGTGGTCAGGATATTATTGTTACCTCCGGCATGGGCGTCATTATCGGCGGTACTCTTTTGGCTGCAAACACCATTAATGCACGTGTGATTGGTTCTAAAGTACGGCGGCTCGTTACCGAATTAATCATTGCAAATGTACCAAGAAACGTAGAAGAATCCGCTCGGCTTGCCAGAGAGCTGGAGCAGCTTCACCATAATATGTCGGAAGTAAGAAAAAATATCACCTATCTTGAAACCACTCAAAGGCAGGATAGACAGCAGCTGCTTGATGATCTGAAACAGGCTTCCACTTATTTAAATCTCAGGGAACAGGAGATTACAAACCGCTTGGAAGAAATAACAGCAATCGATAAGGAGCAGTCCGGAATCATTCAATGCCAGCAGCTGCTGCCAGTGGTTCGCATACGGATCGGTTCTTCCAGTCTGCTGGTTCAGGAGGAATACTCCAGGAGTATTGTTTATAAAAACAGCGAAGGGGAAATTACGATCGGAAGTAATTAA
- a CDS encoding damage-control phosphatase ARMT1 family protein: protein MRLQDKCLPCVVNQVIKVANITGINTKEELLREVFTYLSKMNFDETTPEIIGEIFEMIKRHTNNPDPYKETRNYYNTLFMELLPEFESKIEQAENSFMSAIRYAIVGNIIDFNPIHNTLLEDIYDCFEKMEQLELAIDDSHALMKDISNAGTLLYLGDNCGEICMDKIFLKKIKELNPNVKLLFGVRGKPVVNDSISEDAYSVGIDEYAEVIDNGDGSLGTVLNRTSPAFKEVYKKADVVIAKGQANYECLSEENKNIYFLLMTKCDVIAKDIGVEEKKMICMKNKAWKN, encoded by the coding sequence ATGAGATTACAGGATAAATGTTTACCATGTGTTGTTAACCAAGTTATTAAAGTAGCAAATATCACCGGAATTAATACAAAGGAAGAGTTATTAAGAGAAGTTTTTACTTATCTTAGCAAAATGAATTTTGATGAAACTACTCCAGAAATCATAGGTGAAATCTTTGAAATGATAAAAAGACATACGAATAATCCAGACCCATATAAAGAAACCAGAAATTACTACAATACTTTGTTTATGGAATTGTTACCTGAATTTGAGAGTAAGATTGAGCAGGCTGAAAATTCGTTTATGTCAGCAATTCGATATGCTATTGTTGGTAATATCATAGACTTCAATCCTATACACAATACGTTATTAGAGGATATTTATGATTGCTTTGAAAAAATGGAACAATTGGAATTAGCAATTGATGATTCACATGCACTAATGAAAGATATTTCAAATGCAGGAACTTTGTTATATTTAGGTGATAATTGTGGAGAAATCTGTATGGATAAGATTTTTTTAAAAAAAATTAAAGAACTAAATCCTAATGTAAAATTGCTATTTGGAGTACGAGGGAAACCTGTGGTAAATGATTCTATATCTGAAGACGCATATTCTGTAGGGATTGATGAATATGCAGAGGTTATAGATAATGGGGATGGTTCTCTTGGGACTGTCCTTAATCGAACGAGTCCTGCATTCAAAGAAGTTTATAAAAAGGCTGATGTAGTAATTGCCAAAGGGCAAGCAAACTATGAATGCTTGAGTGAAGAAAATAAAAATATCTATTTCCTATTGATGACCAAATGTGATGTAATTGCAAAAGATATTGGTGTTGAGGAAAAGAAAATGATTTGTATGAAAAACAAAGCTTGGAAAAACTAA
- a CDS encoding AAA family ATPase, whose amino-acid sequence MARGIIIFGSAGSGKTTLGKMVANKLGFPYFDIDDYIWRKDTDKPFTVMYTRDEKINRLMTDISKGNYFVMAGSMDSFNVPFVPLFDLAAHITASVETRIDRINKREYEIFGERIMKGGDMYEGHCRFLDNSARYDLDGSPCMKTHMQWANSLPCKVLQLSGHEDLNKNAVIIVQEYLKLSKQNECS is encoded by the coding sequence ATGGCAAGAGGGATTATTATTTTTGGTTCAGCAGGTTCCGGGAAAACAACATTGGGAAAAATGGTCGCTAATAAGCTTGGTTTTCCATATTTTGATATAGACGATTATATATGGAGAAAAGATACTGATAAACCTTTCACAGTTATGTATACTCGTGATGAAAAGATTAATAGGTTAATGACAGATATATCGAAAGGAAATTACTTTGTGATGGCAGGTTCCATGGATAGCTTTAATGTACCATTTGTTCCATTGTTCGATTTGGCAGCACATATCACAGCATCTGTCGAAACAAGAATTGATCGGATTAATAAGAGAGAATATGAAATATTCGGAGAAAGAATCATGAAAGGTGGAGATATGTATGAGGGGCATTGCCGTTTTCTTGATAACTCAGCCAGATATGATTTGGATGGTTCTCCGTGTATGAAGACACATATGCAGTGGGCTAATTCTTTACCTTGTAAAGTGCTGCAGCTGAGCGGACATGAGGACTTAAACAAGAATGCCGTTATAATAGTTCAAGAATATTTAAAACTAAGTAAACAAAATGAGTGTTCATGA
- a CDS encoding helix-turn-helix domain-containing protein — protein MSYLPLKFESSNIFPKEIIAIRPDVHIMVSSGIFSNNTKRQSGTTAPVFELSYTRKNFIYGEVNRVPVELRPGYSSLGFLGEACSQSEYSSGEEVQLYSIWVSPYTFDGSCEAVYGKSNIGFHSFQKDTYSCCGFKSDAREESIINKLDMCFIKEANQINRLLLESYVLELLSINIERLICIDSSREYESQLSRADMDSLAYAREILLNRLESPPTLLELSRIIHMNDCKLKRSFKQYFGKTVYEFIREQRLEKAFALLEQGKHNVSESAFAVGYTNVSHFSEAFQKKFGIPPRLLIR, from the coding sequence ATGTCATATTTACCGTTGAAATTTGAATCATCAAACATATTTCCGAAAGAAATAATTGCAATACGTCCAGATGTACATATCATGGTATCCTCTGGTATATTTTCTAATAATACAAAGAGACAATCTGGCACCACAGCTCCTGTGTTTGAACTAAGCTATACTCGAAAAAATTTCATATACGGCGAGGTTAATCGTGTGCCCGTAGAGCTTCGTCCCGGATATTCGTCGCTGGGTTTTTTAGGAGAGGCTTGCTCACAATCAGAATACAGCAGTGGCGAAGAAGTTCAGCTATACTCTATATGGGTTAGCCCATACACGTTCGATGGCTCTTGTGAAGCGGTTTATGGTAAAAGCAATATTGGGTTCCACTCTTTCCAAAAGGATACATATTCCTGCTGTGGCTTTAAAAGCGATGCCCGGGAAGAAAGCATTATAAATAAATTGGATATGTGTTTTATAAAAGAAGCGAATCAGATAAACAGACTTCTGTTAGAAAGCTATGTTTTAGAGCTGTTATCCATTAATATAGAAAGGTTGATTTGCATAGATAGCAGCAGGGAATATGAAAGCCAGCTATCCAGAGCAGATATGGATAGTTTGGCTTATGCACGTGAGATTCTTCTGAATCGGCTGGAGTCACCCCCAACATTGCTGGAATTATCCCGGATAATCCATATGAATGATTGTAAGCTAAAACGTTCTTTTAAACAATATTTTGGGAAAACCGTTTATGAGTTTATTCGGGAACAGCGGCTTGAAAAAGCGTTTGCGTTGTTAGAGCAAGGGAAACATAACGTGAGTGAATCGGCCTTTGCTGTGGGTTATACAAACGTAAGCCATTTCTCGGAGGCGTTTCAAAAGAAGTTCGGAATTCCTCCGCGCCTCCTGATAAGATAA